The nucleotide sequence CAGGCCCTTGTAGGCGCGGAGCACCTCGTCGAGGTCACCCTGCTGCTTGATCTGCCCGTGCTCCATCCAGATGGCGGTGTCGCACAGCTCACGCAGGAACTCGTCGGAGTGCGAGGCGAACACCAGCAGCCCCGAGCGCCCGACCAGCTCGACGAGCCGCTGCTTGCTCTTCTCGAGGAAGGCCGCGTCGACCGCGCCGATGCCCTCGTCGAGCAGCAGGATCTCGGGATCGATGCTGGTGACGACGCCGAGGGCCAGGCGCACCCGCATACCGGTGGAGTACGTCCGCAGCGGCATGCGGAGGAAGTCGCCGAGCTCGGTGAAGTCGGCGATGTCGTCGACCCGGGCCTCCATCTGCTTGCGGGTCATGCCCAGGAACAGCCCGCGGACCATGATGTTCTCGAGGCCGGAGATCTCCGGGTCCA is from Blastococcus sp. HT6-4 and encodes:
- a CDS encoding ABC transporter ATP-binding protein, which codes for MSQSSPGPVSIVTKDACVDFPIFDAKSRSLKKTVMGLVGGNIDSAAKVPVIEALRDITVDLSHGARVGLVGHNGAGKSTLLRLLSGIYEPTRGVAHVRGRVAPVFDLGVGMDPEISGLENIMVRGLFLGMTRKQMEARVDDIADFTELGDFLRMPLRTYSTGMRVRLALGVVTSIDPEILLLDEGIGAVDAAFLEKSKQRLVELVGRSGLLVFASHSDEFLRELCDTAIWMEHGQIKQQGDLDEVLRAYKGLPA